A genomic stretch from Mustelus asterias unplaced genomic scaffold, sMusAst1.hap1.1 HAP1_SCAFFOLD_63, whole genome shotgun sequence includes:
- the LOC144483318 gene encoding uncharacterized protein LOC144483318: MAVPLPSVHREGDDTLSSIQEIIAQAQCLSDWSMRSAVALEGEDLQSGKLKPNITSGSEYHRVFNMQENSNVHSVDKPWKSGDCEQGFRSPSELETHQPCHTGERPFTCPECGKGFTWSSNLLRHQRVHNAQKPFTCPECGKGFTRSSGLQQHHRVHTGERPFTCSKCGKGFTDSSTLLKHQQVHTDERPFKCPDCGKCYKSSQNLMRHQHVHTEERPFRCSHCETGFRQSSELTAHQRIHTGEKSQTAVLKGKLQPQKHNLLSIENINLQPT; the protein is encoded by the exons ATGGCGGTGCCATTACCCAGCGTGCACCGAGAGGGTGACGATACCCTATCTTCAATACAGGAGATCATTGCGCAGGCTCAGTGCCTCTctgactggagcatgcgcagtgcggt ggcgtTAGAAGGGGAAGATTTGCAGtcagggaaactgaaaccaaacatcacatcaggatctgaatatcatcggGTTTTTAACATGCAAGAAAACAGCAATGTTCACAGTGTAGATAAACCGTGGAAATCTGGGGACTGTGAGCAGGGATTCAGATCCccgtctgagctggaaactcatcagccctgtcacactggggagaggccattcacctgccctgagtgtgggaagggattcacttggtcatccaaCCTGTTGAGGCACCAGCGTGTTCATAATGcgcagaagccattcacctgtcccgagtgtgggaagggattcactcgatcatctgggctgcaacaacaccaccgagttcacactggggagaggccattcacctgctccaagtgtgggaagggatttactgattcatccactctgctgaaacatcagcaagttcacactgatgagagaccgtttaaatgcccggactgtgggaagtgctataaaagttctcagAACCTAATGCGACATCAGcatgttcacactgaggagagacccttcagatgctctcactgtgagactgggttcagacaatcatctgaactcactgcacatcagcgaattcacactggggagaa atcacagacagcgGTTCTTAAAGGGAAACTGCAACCCCAAAAACACAATCTGCTCTCGATCGAGAATATTAACCTGCAGCCCACCTAA